The stretch of DNA TTGAGTATGTTCGTCCTTCTTTTATGATTACTGAATATCATGTGTAATCTTACCTAGCTTACTTTATTCATAAAAAATAGGATGCTGCATTTTACAATACATTGTTCACATTCAATATAAGGGAGTTATTCATGTGTCTTACGTATTAGAAAGGTGTATTTAAtacttgtttttattttattgatTAAGTATTAAAGAGCTGCATTTGTATTTTTCGTTTTCCCTTTGGAGTGCTAATGTTCGTGCTGTAGAAGCCTAGAAGGAGTCAATGTTTGGTCTCTTATTTTCGAATCTGTCTTATTTTGTGACTAGGTTACGAACAGTTTGGAATTTCACGGAAAGGAGCTGAAGACACTTCTGATCAACACTGTACCATTTTTTATGACAAGGACAAGGTTTTCCCCTCTAAAGAATCATTCTTCCTTCTGTAATCTTTGTAAGGGTCAAGCGAACCGTTTCATACATTTTATCTTAGTTCATCTGGTTTTGATTGAAGGTCGAGCTTTTAGAAGGGGGAACGTTTTGGTTGTCTGAATCACCTTCGGTGCCCGGAAGCATGTCTTGGGGTTCTACAGTACCGTGCACTGCAACGTGGGCAATATCCTTTTAATCTTTTTAATTTAGCTGTCTTTTCACCTTCATCTTTGTTCTTTTACTGCACGGAATATTGAATGTTTTGTTCCCTTGACAAATAGTGTACACATTCCAGCTTAAAGGAGTTGAGCCACCAGGTTTTTCATTTCAGATTGTTAATACAACAATGGATGAATTCAGTCCCCGTGCTCGAAGGCGAGGTGCTTTGCTCACCTGGCAGCATATTGCATCCTTACCGCCTAGCTTACCCGTCGTGTACTGTGGAGGATTTAACACCCAAAAGGAATCCACTACGGGCCGTTTTCTTCTTGGGAGATCTAGGTAATAATGCTGTTGCCGTTTAATATCTACTGTATCACTTCTGTTATATCATTGTTACAGTACCTTGGTTGCTGATATTCTGTTATTCATGACCTTGAGCTTGCAATGACTACTAAACTGGTTGCTTTTCCAATTAGACGGTGTGTTTCTGCCTAAAATTTTAAATACCCTAACATGGGATATATTGGAAAAGTTTTAATTTGACAACGACTGACTAACGAACTGGTAGGATTTTTTGCAAGGCCACGTTAATCTATTGAACATAATATGCAAATGCTTAATGTTGTCTCTTCCAATTAAGTAATTGGGATTATATTAATTGAAGTATCAAATGTGAAATGTAGTGTGAAATTGATTGCTCTTCAGAAAATAGTTAAATTTAGGAAAGAGTCTAGGACATTATTAATTACTGTATGTGTAATATTAGAAGTTAGAACAATAACCCCAGTGGACACATTGGTCCAGAAATTTGTCAATATTCAGTTATTGTTCTGGAACCTATGTAGTTTTAAGGTATCATATTGTGTCGTGTGAAGCTTCACTTTTTCATTTTTATGACCATGGATTATTACTTTATCAGAAGAACGAAGTAAATAAACTAGCAGGGCAAGCTATAGTGTGAAATGACATCACGATTTTACTTGCTTGGTTCTATATATGAGCTAAAATGCTTGGACTAAAACACAATATAGAAAATTAAGGAGAAATATATGGATTGATATGTTCTATTTGTCAGAGAGCATGGAGTTGTCGGTGATATGAGAGACGCTTGGCCCAATGCTCGTGTGAGGAAAAATGTATCCCTTATACGAACGTATCATGGAT from Nicotiana tomentosiformis chromosome 11, ASM39032v3, whole genome shotgun sequence encodes:
- the LOC104100087 gene encoding uncharacterized protein → MSVSISVMTFNLLEDQPEDSPNSWEKRKDLCISVITSYSPMILCTQQGVKSQLDYLQQCLQGYEQFGISRKGAEDTSDQHCTIFYDKDKVELLEGGTFWLSESPSVPGSMSWGSTVPCTATWATFQLKGVEPPGFSFQIVNTTMDEFSPRARRRGALLTWQHIASLPPSLPVVYCGGFNTQKESTTGRFLLGRSREHGVVGDMRDAWPNARVRKNVSLIRTYHGFKGTKQGPLEFLKLVFRALCLCWDRQTQDLHVDWILFRGRSLIPVSFVVVNDNIDGFYPSSHYPVFTEFMLPRSVRLIEASPENGS